In one Molothrus ater isolate BHLD 08-10-18 breed brown headed cowbird chromosome 6, BPBGC_Mater_1.1, whole genome shotgun sequence genomic region, the following are encoded:
- the XRCC3 gene encoding DNA repair protein XRCC3, giving the protein MDWDQFDLNPKTIAALKKADIKSVKEILNLSGADLQRLMKLSSADIQCLLKTVSHTLRRSSMVTALQLYQDKDHFTSQHQKLSLGCSVLDSLLKGGIPLVGITELAGESSAGKTQISLQLCLCVQYPYKYGGLESGAVYICTEDVFPSKRLQQLIDQQHKLRADVPAEIIQKIRFGNNIFVEQAADLDTFQQCLTRRLSLLLARGMARLVLIDSMAALFRAEFGPADAALKARYLQAFGAQLHSLSTRFRTPIVCINQVTDAVSESEAAQCSCRVAGSRVTPALGITWSNQLLMRLMARRVWLPGHSPAAAAPGPGSSRTLSVVFAPHLPPSFCYYTVQLEGVKGIK; this is encoded by the exons aTGGACTGGGACCAGTTTGACTTGAACCCTAAAACAATTGCTGCCCTGAAAAAAG CTGACATAAAATCagtaaaagagattttaaaCCTGTCTGGAGCAGACTTGCAGAGGTTGATGAAGCTCTCCAGTGCAGACATCCAGTGCCTGCTGAAAACAGTCTCTCACAcactgaggaggagcagcatgGTCACAG cactTCAGCTCTACCAAGATAAAGATCATTTCACCTCCCAGCACCAGAAGCTGAGCCTGGGATGTTCAGTGCTGGACAGCTTGCTAAAAGGAGGCATTCCTTTGGTGGGAATCACAGAGCTTGCTGGGGAGAGTTCTGCTGGGAAGACTCAGATTAGTTtacagctgtgcctgtgtgtgcagtACCCTTACAAGTATGGTGGCTTAGAGTCTG GAGCTGTCTACATTTGTACAGAAGATGTTTTCCCAAGCAAACGTTTGCAGCAGCTCATAGACCAACAGCACAAGCTGCGTGCAGATGTTCCAGCTGAAATCATACAGAAGATCAGATTTGGAAACAATATTTTCGTTGAGCAGGCAGCAGACCTG gaCACGTTCCAGCAGTGCCTGACAAggaggctgtccctgctgctggcccggGGCATGGCGCGCCTCGTGCTCATCGACTCCATGGCCGCGCTGTTCCGCGCGGAGTTCGGCCCGGCTGACGCTGCCCTGAAGGCTCGATACCTGCAGGCCTTTGGGGCTCAGCTGCACAGCTTGAGCACCAGGTTCAGGACTCCCATCGTGTGCATTAACCAG GTGACGGATGCAGTGAGTGAGTCAGAAGCTGCTCAGTGCAGTTGCAG GGTAGCGGGCAGCAGAGTCACTCCAGCCCTTGGGATAACCTGGTCCAACCAGCTGCTGATGAGGCTGATGGCCCGGCGGGTGTGGCTGCCTGGCCACTCCCCCGCAGCGGCGGCACCcggccctggcagcagcaggacttTAAGTGTTGTTTTtgctcctcatcttcctccatCCTTCTGCTACTATACAGTACAGCTGGAAGGTGTAAAAGGAATAAAGTAA